Sequence from the Cucumis sativus cultivar 9930 chromosome 1, Cucumber_9930_V3, whole genome shotgun sequence genome:
TCCTAGGAGAATGATTGGTACAGATGCTTTTCAGGAAACTCCCATTGTTGAGGTAACTCGCTCTATTACAAAGCACAATTATCTGGTTCTTGATGTAGATGACATTCCTAGGATTGTGAGCGAGGCATTTTTCCTCGCGAGTTCTGGTCGACCTGGTCCTGTTCTTATTGATATTCCTAAGGACGTTCAGCAACAGCTCGCGGTTCCTAATTGGAATCAACCCATGAAATTACCTGGTTACTTGTCTAGGTTACCTAAACCTCCCACTGATTCCCACTTGGAGCAAATTTTGCGATTGATCTCTGAATCTAAGAAGCCTGTTCTTTATGTGGGTGGAGGGTGTTTGAATTCCTCGGAGGAGCTGCGGAGGTTTGTCAAGCTGACCGGGATTCCGGTGGCCAGTACTCTGATGGGTCTTGGGGCTTATCCTTGCTCTGATGATTTATCTCTGCAAATGCTGGGCATGCATGGGACAGTTTATGCAAACTATGCTGTAGATAAATCTGACCTCTTGCTTGCATTTGGAGTGAGATTCGATGACCGTGTGACAGGGAAGCTTGAGGCTTTTGCGAGCCGTGCCAAAATCGTTCATATCGATATTGATTCAGCTGAGATTGGGAAAAACAAGCAGCCCCATGTTTCGGTCTGTGGCGATGTGAAGTTAGCCTTACAGGGAATGAATCGTTTACTTGAGAAAGCTCATATGCTTCACTTTGATTTCTCTGCTTGGAGAGAGGAGCTGAATGAGCAGAAATCAAAATATCCATTgactttcaaaacatttgATGAGGCCATTCCTCCACAATATGCAATTCAACTCCTTGATGAGCTAACCAACGGCGAGGCGATCGTTAGCACAGGGGTGGGGCAGCATCAGATGTGGGCAGCTCAGTTCTACAAGTACAAGAAGCCACGCCAGTGGTTAACCTCCGGTGGATTAGGTGCAATGGGTTTTGGACTGCCAGCAGCCATGGGGGCAGCAGTAGCAAATCCTGGTGCAGTGGTTGTAGACATCGACGGGGACGGGAGTTTTATCATGAATGTCCAAGAACTAGCAACAATCAGTGTCGAGAAACTTCCAGTGAAGATCCTGCTGCTGAACAACCAGCATCTAGGCATGGTTGTGCAGTGGGAGGATCGGTTCTACAAAGCCAACAGAGCTCACACTTACCTGGGAAATCCATCGAACGAATCTGAGATATTCCCCAACATGTTGAAGTTTGCAGAGGCGTGTGGGATCCCTGCTGCACGCGTGACAAAGAAGGCTGAGTTAAGAGCAGCAATGAAGAAGATGCTGGAGACAGAAGGGCCTTACATGTTGGATGTGATTGTACCGCATCAAGAACATGTGCTGCCTATGATTCCTAGTGGTGGTGCTTTCAAAGATGTGATCACAGAAGGAGATGGAAGACGCTCATACTAATATGAATAATTTAATCCATTTTCACTTCACCATTTTATGTTTCTCCCTATGTACATTTTTCCCCTTCCATCTCctttagtttgttttgttaGTTTCTGGTCgctttttcttataaacaatgTTGTAAGAGATCCATCTCTACTTAAATTATGCTTTGTTGTCTCTTCTACTTTCTGGtcatttcatctctttcaacACTCGGGCCATGCTTACAGTTTCGAAATGGGAATGAGAAACTGAGAATCATTCCAAATCCAATGATTCGTGAAACAatgccttttttcttttaactattatctcttttttctttaggtAGATCCCACGACGACCCTATTTTTAGTGGCTCTCACCGCTTCTTTTCAGGTCTTTTACGAACTTGAAGTCTTCATTTTGAACGCCAGGGAATCAATGACATCCAATTATGTATCACTTCCTCTGTTTGATGAGATTGATAAAAGTACTTCCATCAACAACTGAAAAACTAGTATTGAATTTGGACTCAAGTAATGAAATACAATTCAAAATAGTTGTCGAATGCAACCACGAAAGAACACTGTAGTAAACAAGTAAGAAACCCAGTATTCTTACACACAGAATGATTCTGTTTGAAGTTGCATTAAGAAACAGGGCATCCATCATAGGTTGAAGAACCTGAA
This genomic interval carries:
- the LOC101213339 gene encoding acetolactate synthase 3, chloroplastic, giving the protein MSSMAAAASPCASKSFSKSPSFNLTKPFSRFDLSFSSLPHNPTFRRSLRICSTSLSNPSPKPSSTAASAATVETSSITSSEIFASRFAADEPRKGADILVEALERQGVTNVFAYPGGASMEIHQALTRSSIIRNVLPRHEQGGVFAAEGYARSSGLPGVCIATSGPGATNLVSGLADALLDSVPLVAITGQVPRRMIGTDAFQETPIVEVTRSITKHNYLVLDVDDIPRIVSEAFFLASSGRPGPVLIDIPKDVQQQLAVPNWNQPMKLPGYLSRLPKPPTDSHLEQILRLISESKKPVLYVGGGCLNSSEELRRFVKLTGIPVASTLMGLGAYPCSDDLSLQMLGMHGTVYANYAVDKSDLLLAFGVRFDDRVTGKLEAFASRAKIVHIDIDSAEIGKNKQPHVSVCGDVKLALQGMNRLLEKAHMLHFDFSAWREELNEQKSKYPLTFKTFDEAIPPQYAIQLLDELTNGEAIVSTGVGQHQMWAAQFYKYKKPRQWLTSGGLGAMGFGLPAAMGAAVANPGAVVVDIDGDGSFIMNVQELATISVEKLPVKILLLNNQHLGMVVQWEDRFYKANRAHTYLGNPSNESEIFPNMLKFAEACGIPAARVTKKAELRAAMKKMLETEGPYMLDVIVPHQEHVLPMIPSGGAFKDVITEGDGRRSY